A part of Paenibacillus sp. sptzw28 genomic DNA contains:
- a CDS encoding sensor histidine kinase, protein MTAFLLSIPEVFVYLFLSFSLFGIDWTRFKKQIVWFIFLVSLFTHSMLIFKVPIELSVIATIVFNMFLFKNLFPFSWSVAALMSLSQSAVHTMMESMMIHFRDITSPHYREELLEYSIRELLITLGADFLLFAIGFYFYVKKITFLKWFTARHTEYTNYVVALMIMFVIQNLINLTSIRNSNLEEHFDDYFLVVSLISIGIMAITIYLLNSFGKRLELQTTEQTEGVYLKNIEELISSVRAQRHDHHNHLQVISGLVHRKEYEEVSGYLKELNIELQSQQAMLHLNHAPVAALLQAKKEIAQVHHVTINVQAFTSIPAIEMISFELVQILGNLLDNAIEEEMKAPPGRRIIHVTIDRMLNSFLVFRILNPNSWIEENSTDKVFQEGYTTKEGHQGLGLLTVKRIVSKYQGHIEIESDRSCGTTFSIFIPFSEKKRFKEEKKCPTT, encoded by the coding sequence CATCGATTGGACCCGATTCAAGAAGCAGATCGTCTGGTTTATTTTTCTTGTCTCTCTATTCACGCATTCAATGCTCATCTTCAAAGTTCCAATTGAATTGTCAGTGATAGCCACCATCGTTTTCAATATGTTCTTATTCAAAAATCTTTTTCCCTTCTCTTGGAGTGTCGCTGCTCTTATGAGCCTCTCCCAGTCGGCCGTTCATACCATGATGGAGAGCATGATGATCCATTTCAGAGATATTACTTCGCCTCATTACCGAGAGGAGTTATTAGAATATTCGATACGAGAACTGTTAATCACGTTAGGCGCAGACTTTTTGCTGTTTGCAATCGGATTTTACTTCTATGTGAAAAAAATTACCTTTCTAAAATGGTTTACAGCCCGTCATACAGAGTACACGAATTACGTAGTCGCGCTCATGATTATGTTCGTCATACAAAATCTGATCAACCTGACCAGCATTCGAAATTCAAATTTAGAAGAACATTTTGACGATTATTTTCTTGTCGTGTCGCTCATTTCGATCGGAATTATGGCAATAACCATATATTTGCTTAATTCATTTGGAAAAAGACTTGAACTTCAAACCACCGAACAAACGGAAGGTGTTTATTTGAAGAATATAGAGGAATTAATTTCCTCGGTCCGTGCTCAGCGGCATGATCACCACAACCATCTGCAGGTTATCTCCGGATTAGTTCATCGGAAGGAATATGAGGAGGTATCCGGGTATCTGAAAGAATTGAATATCGAACTGCAATCCCAGCAGGCAATGCTGCATCTAAATCACGCTCCGGTTGCCGCGCTGTTGCAGGCAAAAAAAGAAATCGCACAGGTTCATCACGTCACGATAAATGTTCAGGCATTTACATCAATCCCCGCCATTGAGATGATCTCTTTCGAATTGGTTCAAATTTTGGGAAATCTGCTTGATAACGCGATCGAGGAGGAAATGAAAGCTCCACCCGGCAGGCGAATCATTCATGTCACGATAGACCGAATGCTTAACTCGTTCCTTGTGTTTCGTATACTTAACCCTAATTCCTGGATTGAGGAAAACAGCACCGATAAAGTGTTTCAGGAAGGCTATACAACTAAGGAAGGTCATCAAGGTCTTGGTCTGCTTACCGTTAAACGTATCGTTTCCAAATACCAGGGACATATCGAAATTGAAAGCGACCGGAGCTGTGGCACAACATTTTCCATTTTTATTCCTTTTTCGGAAAAGAAGAGATTTAAGGAGGAGAAGAAATGTCCTACAACGTAG
- a CDS encoding LytTR family DNA-binding domain-containing protein → MSYNVVIAEDNEKIRKQLAAFLDENGFNILAETESGKETKTQVQSLRPQVLFADIDMPGGDGYTAAKELRLQFPELRIVFITGTSDFASLAYDIEAVDYVVKPFSEERLYQCLKLIDKSFTAAQTQSLPRLSIRNRNIVEVIDQEEIIFVSAQNKSTQIMLGRKPTVEIRTLEPLKTLEARLDPSIFLRTHKSYIINIKHISRIEPSGQTYVVFFKNTSKMAFVSRNHLSSLYKRLQIH, encoded by the coding sequence ATGTCCTACAACGTAGTGATTGCCGAAGACAACGAGAAAATACGTAAACAATTGGCTGCTTTCCTGGATGAAAACGGATTTAATATCCTCGCCGAAACTGAGTCGGGAAAAGAAACGAAAACGCAGGTCCAAAGCCTGCGGCCCCAAGTTTTGTTTGCGGATATTGATATGCCGGGTGGAGACGGCTACACGGCTGCCAAGGAGCTGCGTTTGCAATTTCCTGAATTGCGTATCGTGTTTATTACAGGCACTTCTGATTTTGCGTCTCTTGCCTATGACATCGAAGCTGTTGATTATGTTGTAAAACCCTTTTCTGAAGAGCGGTTATACCAATGCCTAAAGCTTATTGACAAATCCTTTACTGCCGCGCAAACGCAGTCCCTTCCCCGGTTAAGCATACGAAACCGGAACATCGTGGAAGTCATAGACCAGGAAGAAATCATCTTCGTCAGTGCGCAGAATAAATCTACACAAATTATGTTAGGGAGAAAACCGACGGTAGAAATCAGGACGTTGGAGCCGCTTAAAACTCTCGAAGCAAGACTTGACCCGTCCATTTTTTTGCGTACCCACAAGAGCTACATTATCAATATCAAGCACATCAGCCGCATTGAGCCTTCGGGCCAAACCTATGTGGTGTTTTTTAAAAATACCTCGAAAATGGCCTTTGTAAGCCGGAATCATTTATCCAGCTTATATAAGAGGCTGCAGATCCACTAG